The proteins below come from a single Papaver somniferum cultivar HN1 chromosome 11, ASM357369v1, whole genome shotgun sequence genomic window:
- the LOC113320159 gene encoding GDSL esterase/lipase At5g03610-like, with translation MDTQKNSSFIFSVLVLFFILFRSTFSLLDHGSQGHSLSKLFLFGDSYLDTGNNNFTVRCWKFPYGIAVPGVPTGRYSDGLIFTDFLASFMGIDSPLPYTQWINLSKSRVAIGMNFAHGGTGVFDTWMKEGNMTTQINSFKQYIADGVYNQRDLDESIAVVSNAGNDYTQYYAGNRGTHEGYPAFVAKVIDQLELNLREIKQTGVKKVVMLTMQPLGCLPNKAKTLSYEKCDKPLNNDTIFHNMLLQKAVQRLNSETTDSPFHILDLYGAFMSVINKQGGGADYSGIDKTGSAPLLKPCCTPTAKKALCGSVDANGVKLYTLCENPNDSLFWDLYHPTQSGWQEIFTSLTPSFDEVMQYNSQLNIYPRRPSASVATS, from the exons atggatacacaaaaaaaTTCTAGTTTTATTTTCTCGGTACtagttcttttcttcatcttattcCGCTCAACGTTTTCTCTTCTTGATCATGGTTCCCAGGGTCATTCTCTCTCGAAGTTGTTCCTATTCGGGGATTCTTATCTTGATACAGGAAATAACAACTTTACTGTTAGATGTTGGAAATTCCCTTATGGTATAGCTGTCCCTGGTGTCCCGACTGGTCGTTATTCAGATGGTCTTATCTTTACTGATTTTCTCG CATCGTTTATGGGAATTGACTCTCCACTGCCTTACACCCAATGGATAAATTTAAGCAAGAGTAGGGTTGCGATTGGGATGAACTTCGCTCATGGCGGTACCGGTGTATTCGACACATGGATGAAGGAAGGAAACATGACCACGCAAATCAACTCTTTTAAACAGTATATCGCGGATGGAGTGTACAACCAACGCGACCTTGACGAGTCCATAGCCGTTGTTTCAAACGCTGGTAATGACTACACACAGTACTATGCAGGAAACCGTGGCACTCACGag GGATATCCAGCGTTTGTTGCGAAAGTCATAGATCAATTGGAGTTGAATCTAAGAGAAATTAAACAGACAGGAGTAAAGAAAGTAGTAATGCTGACCATGCAACCGCTTGGATGTCTTCCTAACAAGGCAAAAACTCTATCCTACGAAAAGTGCGACAAGCCTTTGAACAATGACACCATTTTTCACAACATGCTTCTGCAAAAAGCCGTTCAGAGGCTCAACAGCGAAACAACTGATTCTCCGTTTCATATTCTCGATCTCTATGGCGCTTTCATGTCTGTGATCAATAAACAAGGAGGAGGAGCAGACTATTCAGGTATTGATAAAACAGGAAGTGCCCCATTATTGAAGCCATGTTGTACACCTACAGCCAAAAAAGCTTTGTGTGGGAGTGTTGATGCCAATGGGGTGAAATTATACACGTTATGCGAGAACCCAAATGACAGCCTATTTTGGGATTTATATCACCCTACGCAATCTGGTTGGCAAGAGATCTTCACATCTTTAACACCCTCTTTTGATGAGGTAATGCAATACAACAGCCAGTTAAACATCTACCCACGACGTCCCTCTGCCTCTGTCGCTACTTCTTAA
- the LOC113323853 gene encoding GDSL esterase/lipase At5g03610-like produces MDNIQNKFNFISAVLVFFFLCLLLSESVFAEDSTFSVIDQVVVQNHRPHARSISKLFVFGDSYVDTGNNKIFTGESWKFPYGMTFPGIPTGRYSDGLVFTDFLASFMGMKSPMPYKQWTGLFKWRVRNGMNFAHGGTGVFNTWIKEPNMTTQINTFKQYIADGVYNKCDLDKSMAIVVLSGNDYTQYVLDGGTDEGFRAFIVKVLNQLEVNLREIGKIGVKKVVMLTLQPLGCLPNKAISVSYEKCDEPLNNETIFHNTLLQQIVQKLNSKTTDSPFHVLDLYSAFLSVINKSAGERGSAKFGNPLLKPCCIPASAEVLCGSVDGNGVKQYTLCENPTDNIFWDPVHPTQAGWRAISSALKPSIDKLMLSDQLNIHPQRPSFSASVATFKI; encoded by the exons ATGGATAATATACAAAACAAATTCAATTTCATTTCCGCAGtactagttttcttcttcttatgccTTCTCTTATCTGAATCGGTTTTCGCAGAAGATTCTACATTTTCTGTTATTGATCAAGTTGTAGTACAAAATCATCGTCCCCATGCCCGTTCTATCTCGAAGTTGTTCGTTTTCGGGGACTCTTACGTTGATACTGGAAATAACAAGATATTTACAGGTGAATCATGGAAGTTCCCTTATGGTATGACTTTCCCCGGTATTCCGACTGGTCGTTATTCCGATGGACTTGTCTTCACTGATTTTCTTG CATCATTTATGGGAATGAAGTCTCCAATGCCTTACAAACAGTGGACCGGGTTGTTCAAATGGAGGGTAAGAAATGGGATGAATTTTGCTCATGGCGGTACCGGCGTATTCAATACATGGATTAAGGAACCAAACATGACCACACAGATCAATACATTCAAACAGTATATTGCGGATGGAGTGTACAACAAATGCGACCTTGACAAGTCTATGGCCATTGTTGTTCTCTCTGGTAATGACTACACACAGTATGTACTTGATGGTGGCACTGACGAG GGATTTCGAGCATTTATTGTAAAGGTCTTGAATCAATTGGAGGTGAATCTAAGAGAAATTGGGAAGATAGGAGTGAAGAAAGTAGTAATGCTGACTTTGCAACCTCTCGGATGTCTCCCTAACAAGGCAATATCTGTATCCTACGAAAAATGCGACGAACCTCTGAACAATGAGACAATTTTTCACAATACGTTGCTGCAGCAGATTGTTCAGAAGCTCAACAGCAAAACAACTGATTCTCCATTTCATGTTCTTGATCTCTATAGCGCTTTCCTGTCTGTGATCAATAAATCTGCTGGAGAAAGAGGAAGCGCCAAGTTTGGGAACCCATTGTTGAAGCCTTGTTGTATACCTGCAAGTGCCGAGGTTTTGTGTGGGAGTGTTGATGGCAATGGGGTGAAACAATACACATTATGCGAGAACCCAACTGATAACATATTTTGGGATCCAGTGCACCCTACACAGGCTGGTTGGCGTGCAATCTCCTCAGCTTTGAAACCTTCTATTGACAAATTAATGCTAAGCGACCAGTTGAACATCCACCCACAACGTCCCTCCTTCTCTGCCTCTGTAGCTACTTTTAAAATTTAA
- the LOC113323059 gene encoding GDSL esterase/lipase At5g03610-like, whose product MANQKKQQLDVFSIVLLTIFFALLTGVASASTHSHHHKKHHNHHQKHHHEQLQQHNHDHNGGLSKLFVFGDSYVDTGNNQKAGGGSWSFPYGITFPGRPTGRYSDGRVFTDFIASFVGVKSPLPFKLRKYGKPLIPHGMNFAHGGTGVFNTLVPEPNMTTQIDTFTQLLKDGWYTKHDLNHSMALLSVAGNDYGTFLFRNGSDKDLPAFITKVVTQIGVNLVQVHGLGVKKVVVMGLQPLGCLPSKTAPLAYQKCQESQNTAVGFHNLLLQQVVEKLNNETTGSPFHVLDLYAPFMSVLDKQGPKQNSGHKFENPLMPCCLGISDKYSCGSVDNKGEKKYTICENPKSAFFWDGVHPTQQGWKAVYAAMQPSLDKLYY is encoded by the exons ATGGCCAATCAAAAGAAGCAGCAGCTAGATGTTTTCTCAATTGTTCTGTTGACCATCTTCTTTGCTCTTCTAACAG GAGTAGCAAGTGCATCAACTCACTCGCACCACCACAAGAAACACCATAATCACCACCAAAAGCATCATCATGAGCAATTGCAACAACATAATCATGATCATAACGGGGGTTTGTCAAAGCTGTTTGTGTTTGGTGATTCTTATGTTGACACAGGAAACAACCAAAAAGCTGGTGGTGGTTCATGGAGTTTTCCGTATGGTATAACGTTCCCCGGCAGACCAACTGGCCGTTACTCTGATGGCCGTGTCTTTACTGATTTCATAG CATCGTTCGTCGGAGTGAAGTCGCCGTTGCCATTCAAATTGAGGAAATATGGAAAGCCATTGATACCGCATGGGATGAACTTTGCCCACGGAGGTACAGGGGTGTTCAATACATTAGTTCCGGAACCAAATATGACTACCCAGATTGATACATTTACACAATTGTTGAAAGATGGATGGTACACGAAACATGACCTTAATCACTCTATGGCGCTCCTCTCTGTTGCTGGCAATGACTATGGTACCTTTCTTTTCCGCAACGGCAGTGACAAG GATTTGCCGGCTTTCATTACAAAAGTGGTGACTCAAATTGGGGTAAATCTAGTGCAAGTGCATGGATTAGGAGTAAAGAAAGTGGTGGTAATGGGTTTGCAGCCACTTGGATGTCTTCCAAGTAAAACAGCACCTTTGGCATATCAAAAATGCCAAGAATCTCAAAACACAGCTGTGGGCTTTCACAATTTGTTGTTGCAACAAGTTGTTGAAAAGCTCAATAATGAAACAACTGGTTCTCCATTCCATGTCCTTGATCTCTACGCTCCTTTCATGTCTGTTCTTGACAAACAAGGACCGAAACAAAATTCAG GGCATAAATTCGAGAACCCGCTAATGCCTTGTTGCTTAGGCATAAGTGACAAATATAGCTGTGGGAGTGTTGATAACAAAGGGGAGAAGAAGTATACCATCTGTGAGAACCCAAAAAGTGCCTTCTTCTGGGATGGGGTACATCCTACACAACAGGGTTGGAAAGCAGTGTACGCGGCTATGCAACCGTCTCTTGACAAACTCTACTACTAA